Within Dictyostelium discoideum AX4 chromosome 4 chromosome, whole genome shotgun sequence, the genomic segment ttaatatattttactTAGATATTAACAAATCGAGAATTTTATgtcagatttttttttttttaaaaaaaaaaaaacgccTTTAAATAAACCACTTGCAccacctttttttaaattaattattatcaataatctacaaaaataaaatagataattaattaaacaatattaataattaataaataattattaatattatttatgaTAAAATACATTTCTTTCAACAAATCCCAATATCatatgtaataataaaaaaaaaaaaaaaaatcttactTAAGAACTGATATGCAATACTAAGAATTCAGAAGTCAAATAATaaccaataacaataattaccTTAAGATTTGCCAAAACTTCAAATTACTTTCCACAGAAAGTTTacatgtttttaaaaaataaataaatttattacacCCATTTAACTTTTccttcaaaataaaaatgagaTGACTGaataaatttatcattatattttatttcaattaattatcttatcttattttattctattttattttagagtttttttaaaactaccATTCATTGAGAGATTTAAAAGAGGTAGCACCATTTGAACCCTCCCATCCAATATCATTATAAGAAAATGAATTCATATCATTTACTGCAGAGTCGTGGCTATAGTAATATTGTCCTTGAACTGTTAAGTTTTGGCTATTATCTGAACTACTACTAGCAGTTGAGCtactataatttttttttacaaactcttcattatttctttttttatattttttgaatctCTTTTTAAAAGTTCTTGATTTTCCATAatttttattggtattactattattgctaaaaaatttaaaagttttttgaTAAGGTTTGAatctattgttattattattattattattattattattattattattattattattattattattattattattattattattattattattattattatttttaaagctAAATTGTTTTGAACGGTTTACTTGGTAGTCTTCCTCCAAAAGCTCTTCATCAGATGATATATCATCATCagataatatattatttatttttttctttgctAATCTTGAATATTGTGATGGTGAAAATTGTGTTGATACTATATCATCtgtaaattcattattattattattattattattattattattattattattattattattattattattattattattattattattattataattattgttgttgttagtTTTAAAAGTAGATCTTGATGATGGTGCTTGAGTATTTTGTATTGGGTcatcaataaaattatatatattatgtttggattgttgttgttgctgctgtttttgttgttgttgctgtttttGAGAATATTGAGTACTTTctataatatcaatattttttttatttttatttttatttaatagatcatctatataatttaaatctgTTGGTTCAATTTCATCCTCTTGAATAGTTTGAAAAGAGGTTGTAAGATTGGTATCAGAGTTGAAATAAGTAGTCTTCTCTAATAAGCCAACCATCTTTAAACTATCTTTGAAAGTTGAAAAGAAATTACCCTTTATAGAGTTAATTGTaattctttcattttttgaatGAGGTTTTGCAATTGCACCAATGTAAATACCATATGACAATAAATCCATTCTTAATGATAACTCGTTATTCtccacaaatattaaaagtgaAACAATCTTTGAGTAGTTAATTTCAAAAGCTGTAATTTCACAAACACTACTACTATTGCTGTTACTACTACTATAtagattattattgttttcagTAATCTTTTGTGATATTGGTATCTTTATATGGTTTGAATAGAATCCAATTTCACTTTCCTTTACAatatatttctttattattgtaGTTTTACCAACACTAATAGAGTTTgactttatttgaaataatgaATCCTTAACAAATGGTGATATTTTAGTAGCAACTACTGATGACGAAAATGgtagttttttaattggtgatatTGGATTAGTTGTTGAAGGTcttgtatttatatttatattttgattgctatttgtatttgtatttatagCTGTAgtagttgtggtggtggttgttggtGTAGTTTgtcttaaatttttaaaactaaaaccactattatttaatgtattTGTTGGTAATGTCGGTGATTTTcctaccattattattggtgCTTTGGGTGTAATTGGTGTTATTGGTGttattggtgttgttggtgttgttggtgttgttggtgttgttggtgattTAGCTACCATAACCATTGGTACTTTGGGTGTAATTGGTGTTATTGGAGTTATGATTTGTGGTATTTTGTGTGTTAATGGCACTAAAGGTATTATGGGAGTTATTGTTGAGGTGTTTGAAAAAGTCCTATTTGTTATTGGTGTAGCTGTAGTTTTTATTGGGGTTTCTATTATTGGTTTTGgtaatacttttttaataaaaggagaagatttctttaaattattattattattattattattattattattattattattattattattattattattattattattattattattattattattattattattattattattattattattattattgttgttgttgttgttgttgttgttattattggtagTATTATTGGTAtgattgttgtgattgtttttattcttttcaatattttctaaAGAGTCCAATTCTAAAGAAACATGTTGTTCAATATcaacttttaaaactttaatgTAACATAGTGGACATTCTGTAAATAAGTTATCTGGTAAACAATTTACTGTGACCTTAGATGTAGGTGTctctttatcattttttaaagaacTATCATTATCCAATTCTGATGAAATATCAAAATCGAATTCATTAGAATCATCTAATTGATCATTTTTgcttccattattattattattattatttttattattatttaagaaAGTACCActattatatctttttataGTATCTTCAAAAACCAAATTATCGagatcttcatcttcatcttcaataGGTAGTGTTAGGTTTGTTGCTGTTTTACTTCGAAAAACAATAGGATTTTCAcaaacatttttaatattatcatttttactATTGCTATTTGAAAGGCATACTCCAGTAATATCGTTATTATatgaactattattattgttgttgttgtttataatgttattattggtatttgtgctgttattataatgattactattattattattattactattattattattattattattaagttGAATGTCTAAATGTAAATGTTTATCTTGtgtaatataatttttgttattatcacTATGATCGTCAATGCTATTGTTCTTACTATTGTTAACTTCAAAGTCAAAATCGAAATCTAAATCTTctacaattaaattttcgttattattactatggTTTGTTTGGttactgttattattgttttttatctcttcttcatcttcatcgaTAATAGATATTTCAtatccaaattttttttttattggtgatTTAGTATTTGAATACATCACATTATTGttactttttaattggtgatattgatataaaaaaaaaaaaataaaaaaataaaaaaaaaaaataaaaaaaaaatgaaaataaaaaataaaaaataaaaaaaaaaaataaaaaaaataaaaatagaacaaagaaataattttttttttttttaatgtttttttttttttatttataaatatacatatccaaaaaaaagaaggaaaaaaaataaataaaaaaaataaataaataaataattggtttaaatttaaaaaccaataatttttttttttttgtttttttttttttttttttttcttaattccCTTTCTATTTCTATCTTCTCACATATACCATTAAAATCGCGTTTTTACTTGGCATATTTTTTAGTCCATTCTTTGGCGGTTTTATTGAATGCATTTCTATCAGTTTTGAATTGTTGAGCGATTTCAGTTTCCAAAGGATTATCTGGGTTTGGATCAGTAAGAATTGAACGAATTGTTGTAAGAACATCAAGAATCTTTAATTGAGGACTCCATGTTGAGAATACTTCTGCACAAATTGCTCCATCagatgttttaatatttggatGATAGATTTTAGTTGTAAATTTTAATGTTGGTGGTTTGAATGGATAATCAGCTGGAATATCAATATCCATACTAAATACACCTTTTTCGAATGGAGATCCTTcctaaagaaattttaaaattttaattgaattaataaatttattattaatattatttaatttatttttaattatttatttcttattaatttaaaacttaCTGGTCCTTGAACAGTTGCTTTCcatttttgtaaattatcaTCTACAAGATGAGCTGAACACCATGATGGTGGAGTTTTGAGCATATCGGTGATTTcctaaataattgaaaaaaaaaaaaaaagtaattaatataaaaaataaatggtaaatagtttaatatttttttttttttttttttttttttttttttcatatgtccactttttgtttttttttgtttttttattctattttatttcctttttaataatgtttaTCATTTTAAGACTTACTTTTTGTAAACGTTTGTGAGCTGCCATTATTTTGTTTCTGTTATACAAATTatctatttattaaaaaaagtttttatgtGTTTGTGTgtttgtatatatataaataatatatgataataaaactatGCGAATAAAGTGGTGAAAAtttgtgaaaaaaattaaaaattaaaaaaagtggggtttaaaattttttttttttttttttttttttttttttttttttttttttttttttttttaaaaaattaaaaaattaattaaattgaaaataaataaataaaattattatatatctTTAGAAGTAAACTatactaaaaaaatatataaaattttttttgtgattgaGAATACACCagaataaaagaaaaaaaaaaaaaaaaaaaattaatttaattttataaaaaaaaaaaaaaataaataaaaaaaatagaaaaaaaaaaaaaaaaaaaaaaacaaaaaaaaaaaaaaaaattaaatttaatttaatgattttcaaaaaaaaaaattataagaAAAATTTTAGAATGTGACAGTTCTTAAAATAGTTTGCAAAGATTTTTTGTCATATGAAaaaatattactttttttttttttttttttttttattttatattttttgtttatagttgtttttattattattaatattattattattattattattattactattattattattattattattattattattattattattattctaaaataaactaatccaaaataaaaattaaaaaaaaaaaaaaaaaagaaaaaaaaatatccaaaataaaaataaaaataattgtggtGAAGTGTTTGTTATTTGCAAcctttttaaagaattttattttattttaattttttatttttacaagttattattatttttattttaatttttatttttatttttaataatctatttttattttttttttattttttattatttttttttatccataTGAATAGTTTTATTTCTTACAAATAACCTAAATTTAGCATCAGTCCTGTTCTTATGTATACAAAAAgcaattgaaataattataacaGCAGCAAAACCAACtgaaccaataataataccaacaaGTTGAACAGTTGACAAACCAGATTTACTATTGATATTTGAACAAATAgagttattgttatttgatGCTGATTTACTATCGATTAATATAGAAAAatctatataaaaaaaaaaaaaaaattaaaaaaaataaaaattttttaaaaaaaaagttagaaccccaaagttttaaaattcaataaaaaaaaaataaaaaaaaaacatacctggatcaataataattgaatcacTATAATATGGTAATTGAATACCAATATAAGTTTGAGAAGATGCAGCATTtgtaattaaattcattgatgaatctaataaaatatttgaaattgtttgaACTGTTGAATCTACGATTGCCCTCTTAATGAATCTACCATATAATGAAACAGTATCAACTTGAagtttaatataatttgaaatatcatcatcactatcactCGTTACACCAAACTCTTTACTTGAACAAATATCATCACTTTTAGAAGCTGATATTGATGCAGACataattaattgtaattgatttaatttactTGAGAAATcataatttgaaatatcGATTGTATATTTTATACTTGATGGATTCATTACCAATTGTTGATTtgcaaatttaataattgatttctcTTTAAACCATTGTAATGTTGCTGTgattgtagttgttgtatttgattttggtatGGTGATATTTGTAACATACTGATTTGTATTACTATCAATTTGATTATAAACCCATTTTTCAAATGTATATGTATTAACTATATTTGATTGAAAATCTAATTCTCTTAATGAAactaatgaaattaatgatttaaataatattgtttcAGTGTttgtttcattattattattaccaccaccaccaccaattacTGGAATTTCAGTTGATGGATTTGATGTATTTGTACTTGGTTGTGGTACAATGATGACTTGAGATGTACAATCAATTCCAACCCATGGTGAATAACAAATACAACCATAGTTTTCTTTACAATATCCATTTTTTGAACCACCACATTCTGGTGTACCAGCACATGGAATTCTTGGTTTTATTGGTGGTTTTGGTGATGgatcaataaaattataaactaCTGGATAAACTGTAAATTCATTTGATTGATtaagattatttaaacttACGACTTTGATAATGAATGGGTTTGTAGTTggtttaatatcattaattattattgatgttGAATATGATATAGTTGGTGTTGAAACTTGTGGAAATACTAAATTACCatctaaatattttatatgaaCTTTATAATCAGTTTGAAAATGTTtaccaataattaataatttaccaccacttgatgtaataattgaaacttttgaaattaataactttttaattaatggaaTATTTGACATATAATAAGAGTTTGGTGAAATACTCATTAATCTCTCACTTGAGTAACCACCAAAAtaaccaccattattaattaaaccatAAACACTAAATAGTATATCAGATTGGTACCCGAATCCATAAGGAAGATCAATTTGGCATTTATaatcaattgtattattattaacaatagttttaatttctgAAGTATTAAAAATACCTTCAAGTTGTTTCGAAGTAGCATAAACTATTGGTAATTGATCAGATTTCAATCCACTTTCTGGATCAGTTACTTGAAACTCGAATAATAAAGTTTGACTATTATCTTGAGATGAGACTACTCTTGAAGATTGgaatgataataatactgGTGGTGTTTGATCTTGATAATCATCACAATAAATTGTTATCTTATTAATAGTTGGGTCAccaaaataattaatgaaagGATTCGAAGGTGCATCAAAACTTTTAGTCATATAAAATTCACATGAATAACCTTGTTTATCAaacaattcaatttcaataattgaatatGATTGAGTTGCACAAATATCTGGAATTGTTACAATGATATCATGCTGTCCtaaaaattcattaccactaataattgtattatttgataaattaatagtATATCTTGAGCCATCCATATCACCTCTTACAATAACATGACCATAATCAAATCCATTAATTTCATCTTGAATTGTAACTGAccatttaatttgatttggaTTTTGTGATATACTTTTAtctattgttttaaaaattggtcCATATTGATCaaatcctttttttaaaaaaaataaataattagtattttttttaaaaaaaataaataaataaataatattaaaaaacttacttgATGAAGTTACATATAATTGATTCGATGCTGGAAGTAATTGACTATAAAAGTTTGTATAAATACTTCCtagtttaatattataattaaagtAACCAGTTTTAACATTTGCAGGTACTCTAAATTCAACTTGaaacaatttaattgttgaattccATTTTGCAAAACATTGTTTAGATATTCttccatttaataatttaaaattgtttaaaaaaacaacctCTAGCTCAACATTAGTTTCTGTAACATCTGTAAAATTAAAGTAcattatattatcaattgatttgtTTGTGGTGTTaagattattatataaaaatgatacaTTTTGAATGAggtatatattatatatattaaatgcAGTTGCATCATAAACAAATTTTGGGGGAATTGAAGAATAGTAACTTGGTTGACTTGTATAATATGGTGAACTTTTTCCACTTGAACCACGAATTTCAATTGTACCTACACCTGAATTTGTATTTTCGTAAACAAATTCATACATTGATGGACCATTAATACCATCACCTTCAACTAATGATCCATATCCAtatggtttattattaattgtaataatccCATTTACAAAATCATCACTAGGTGCAATTCTaattaaataacaatttGAATCTAAAATAATCATTTCATAATGTTTCATTGTTGGTGTCGCATCATTTAAAGATACAAGATCTGGAGGTAGATTAAGAGGGTTTAAACTTGTCATACCATTATATGGAGTTATAACAAATGTATTCCAAGAACTACTCATTAAACTTAATAAGAATGCTACCttaaatgaatatttataGTTTGTACCACTCTCAAATCCAAATGGCCATGGTAAAACTGATTGTATATTATCGATTGAAAAACTATAATCAATAATATCGAAATAAATGGATGAGTTAAAATATACTGTAAAATATgtcatattattaaatgtacCCAATGTAGTTTTAAGAATGTATATCGTTCCACTTGGAAAATAAGTTTCACTTGATATtgctttattaatttaatatattagtaaaatatacaaaataaaaaaataaatatataaaaatacttACGAATAGATGATAATATTGTAGAGTTAATTTCAACTAATGAGGAGCCATATTGTGAAACTACTGCAATTCTCTCATTTGTACCAAAATTTTGTAATGCTCCAAAATACACAGTTCCATTATCATTTTGATAGAAAGGTAACGTTAAAATACCTCCACTTGCTCGATATAAGAAAATTAGAGGATTAATACCTGTATAATTTGCAGTTATTGAAATAACATTTGAAGCAAAGTatgaaaatttttgaaacatAGGACTGTCTGGGTAATACATAACCTGATTATCTGAATTACTtgaatctaataatttttttttttttttaatttattaatatgtgTATGTTAAttctgataataatattaaatgataataatatttacaatAAAGATAAGATGATGGCactgtaaaattaaattggtaatcaataaaataaattgaacaGGTAACATCTTGATTGAAAATTGTGATATTTAAGGGTCTTAAGATAATATATGTTGCTTTATTTGAATCTGAATTAACTAAAACTGAATAACCATTTGttgatataattaaattatttgatttatactTTAAACCGCTTAATATAACATATCCACTATATGCTGTAGGATCAAGATCTGCTAATATATTTGGAAtatactttatttttattgaattcATATCATAtactaaattaaataaattaatatttatttttattttttttttttcttatttttttttttttttttttccttaaaCATACATTcgcaattaaaattaataattgttgacGCATTAATTAAACCTAAATTTGAagttaaagaaattgaattttgacCATTTGGTACATCTGAGactaaaattttatcaatttgagTTATTTGATCATTAAAAACCTTTAAACTTGTTATGGATAATGAACTGTCACttgaaattgtaaaaagGCCACCAGTACCATTAGATATCACAGAACgaataaagaaatcaaaattacaagtatttttatttgaatctaTTGGATATTTATTGTATGTCAAAAATGATGGATCTGATACATCTTTTACTTCAATTGATTgaccatttaataaattaattaatataaattgaaaaaataataaataaataatatatttattattatctctcttcatttctttatttgtttcttcactttgatttttattttattttatttttattttatttattttattattttattttattttattattttattttttttttttttttatttttttatttttttttttcttgtgtATGAAgtaatgatatttttaaagatattttttgacggtttgttttttttttgatttttttgttCAACCCAaagtttttatattattggaattgatttttttttttttttttttttattcgaTTTGGAATATTTTTCATGAGTTACGATTATTTTATTGCACAACACtctagattttttttttaatcaatttattcgtttttaattaaattaattcattatttttttttttttaacatttttttttggtggcAGGGTTTAGATTTTTctaagatattttttttaatcaatttctGAAGGTTGtgtgaaagaaaaaaaaatatttataattaatgatCTTTGGAaggataatttttttttttttttttactataatatttttttatttttaataatttataaaaatagtttttctctttcttttttttttttttttacctttggTTAAAacatatacaaaaaaaaaaaaaaattagttaaatttattgatttttattttatttttaatattcaattaattggAGTTATTTTGTTGGTatcatatttttatttttattattattattattattattattatttttttttatttttttattttttttttttttgatttatttaatatttcttaTAATTAATCTATTTTCATAAGttctaatttcatttaaagcAGATTCCAATTCATTacataaatgttttaaattatttggatcAGTTTGTAGTAAATGTTCAATTGGATTATCAGAACCACATtttgtaattaattttaataaatagatTGGATTAATTGATGAACCTAAACTACGATTAGCTATTTGAGTATCTAATCTCCATtctaaattttgataatgatcTAAATGTGGATAAAACTCTTGTAATGTATTTCTAATATCTTTTCTATTATCAAAATAACTCTCTCTCAATATTTCTATAACTTCATCGcttaatttaattggtgctaatgtatcattaaaatcattttcatttaacaTAAATCTTGTACATtctgaaaataaatatgtaATTGAATCAACTAAACTTTCAATTTTATCTGCTGCTAT encodes:
- a CDS encoding EGF-like domain-containing protein — its product is MKRDNNKYIIYLLFFQFILINLLNGQSIEVKDVSDPSFLTYNKYPIDSNKNTCNFDFFIRSVISNGTGGLFTISSDSSLSITSLKVFNDQITQIDKILVSDVPNGQNSISLTSNLGLINASTIINFNCELYDMNSIKIKYIPNILADLDPTAYSGYVILSGLKYKSNNLIISTNGYSVLVNSDSNKATYIILRPLNITIFNQDVTCSIYFIDYQFNFTVPSSYLYYSSNSDNQVMYYPDSPMFQKFSYFASNVISITANYTGINPLIFLYRASGGILTLPFYQNDNGTVYFGALQNFGTNERIAVVSQYGSSLVEINSTILSSIPISSETYFPSGTIYILKTTLGTFNNMTYFTVYFNSSIYFDIIDYSFSIDNIQSVLPWPFGFESGTNYKYSFKVAFLLSLMSSSWNTFVITPYNGMTSLNPLNLPPDLVSLNDATPTMKHYEMIILDSNCYLIRIAPSDDFVNGIITINNKPYGYGSLVEGDGINGPSMYEFVYENTNSGVGTIEIRGSSGKSSPYYTSQPSYYSSIPPKFVYDATAFNIYNIYLIQNVSFLYNNLNTTNKSIDNIMYFNFTDVTETNVELEVVFLNNFKLLNGRISKQCFAKWNSTIKLFQVEFRVPANVKTGYFNYNIKLGSIYTNFYSQLLPASNQLYVTSSRFDQYGPIFKTIDKSISQNPNQIKWSVTIQDEINGFDYGHVIVRGDMDGSRYTINLSNNTIISGNEFLGQHDIIVTIPDICATQSYSIIEIELFDKQGYSCEFYMTKSFDAPSNPFINYFGDPTINKITIYCDDYQDQTPPVLLSFQSSRVVSSQDNSQTLLFEFQVTDPESGLKSDQLPIVYATSKQLEGIFNTSEIKTIVNNNTIDYKCQIDLPYGFGYQSDILFSVYGLINNGGYFGGYSSERLMSISPNSYYMSNIPLIKKLLISKVSIITSSGGKLLIIGKHFQTDYKVHIKYLDGNLVFPQVSTPTISYSTSIIINDIKPTTNPFIIKVVSLNNLNQSNEFTVYPVVYNFIDPSPKPPIKPRIPCAGTPECGGSKNGYCKENYGCICYSPWVGIDCTSQVIIVPQPSTNTSNPSTEIPVIGGGGGNNNNETNTETILFKSLISLVSLRELDFQSNIVNTYTFEKWVYNQIDSNTNQYVTNITIPKSNTTTTITATLQWFKEKSIIKFANQQLVMNPSSIKYTIDISNYDFSSKLNQLQLIMSASISASKSDDICSSKEFGVTSDSDDDISNYIKLQVDTVSLYGRFIKRAIVDSTVQTISNILLDSSMNLITNAASSQTYIGIQLPYYSDSIIIDPDFSILIDSKSASNNNNSICSNINSKSGLSTVQLVGIIIGSVGFAAVIIISIAFCIHKNRTDAKFRLFVRNKTIHMDKKK
- the commd2 gene encoding COMM domain-containing protein 2, with translation MIIELDNTHKQDLSSLRSLSAEIISEFCKIALEFIKKGSNKKLYMGASQKLNIAADKIESLVDSITYLFSECTRFMLNENDFNDTLAPIKLSDEVIEILRESYFDNRKDIRNTLQEFYPHLDHYQNLEWRLDTQIANRSLGSSINPIYLLKLITKCGSDNPIEHLLQTDPNNLKHLCNELESALNEIRTYENRLIIRNIK
- the ubcB gene encoding ubiquitin-conjugating enzyme E2 produces the protein MAAHKRLQKEITDMLKTPPSWCSAHLVDDNLQKWKATVQGPEGSPFEKGVFSMDIDIPADYPFKPPTLKFTTKIYHPNIKTSDGAICAEVFSTWSPQLKILDVLTTIRSILTDPNPDNPLETEIAQQFKTDRNAFNKTAKEWTKKYAK